In Gemmatimonadaceae bacterium, a single window of DNA contains:
- a CDS encoding M20/M25/M40 family metallo-hydrolase, with amino-acid sequence MRRIASLALLSLITVRGVSAQSSPGADARAAARAWREGHESEILREFVTLLSMPNVASNVTDIRRNADLLMRMLRARGAEARLLELGDAPPSVYGELRAPGATRTVVLYAHFDGQPVNPAQWAGAPFTPVLRDKALFDGGREIPFPTTGQHVDGNARIYARSASDDKGSIIAMLTALDALRARGQGPSLNIKFFFEGEEEAGSGHLQGILEKYRDLLKADAWLFCDGPVHQSGAQQLVFGLRGVTGLELTVYGPTRPLHSGHYGNWAPNPGALIANLVASMRDDDGRIRIASFYDDVRPLTDAERRAIEALPPVDAALRASLGLAHTEANDSLLAARIMLPALNVRGIQVGGVQDLGANVISTEAHASFDFRLVPGQTPARVRALVEAHVRGQGYHIVSDTPSVAERRQYTKIARLSWEAGYPAQRASMDDDFASALITSLGDGAERAPLLVPTLGGSGPSYLFTQVFGVPVITLPIANHDNNQHAANENLRVQNLWNAIELYAALLRGLGTRWKPVS; translated from the coding sequence ATGCGCCGGATCGCATCGCTCGCTCTCCTGTCCCTGATCACCGTGCGCGGTGTATCCGCGCAGTCCTCCCCCGGCGCGGACGCACGAGCTGCGGCACGGGCCTGGCGCGAAGGGCACGAAAGCGAAATCCTCCGCGAGTTCGTGACGCTGTTGTCGATGCCGAACGTCGCGTCGAACGTCACGGACATCCGCAGGAATGCGGATCTGCTCATGCGCATGCTTCGCGCGCGCGGCGCAGAGGCGCGGTTGCTCGAACTCGGCGACGCACCACCGTCGGTATACGGTGAACTCAGGGCGCCGGGCGCGACGCGCACGGTCGTGCTGTACGCGCACTTCGACGGCCAGCCGGTGAACCCTGCGCAATGGGCGGGGGCACCCTTCACTCCTGTACTCCGCGACAAGGCGCTGTTCGACGGTGGCCGCGAGATACCCTTCCCAACAACCGGCCAACACGTCGACGGCAACGCGCGCATCTACGCGCGCTCGGCGAGCGACGACAAGGGATCGATCATTGCCATGCTCACGGCGCTGGATGCACTCAGGGCGCGCGGACAGGGACCGTCGCTCAACATCAAGTTCTTCTTTGAGGGTGAAGAGGAAGCCGGCTCCGGTCACCTGCAGGGCATCCTCGAGAAGTACCGGGATTTGCTGAAGGCCGACGCGTGGCTCTTCTGCGACGGCCCGGTACACCAGAGCGGCGCGCAGCAGCTGGTCTTTGGACTGCGGGGGGTTACGGGGCTGGAACTCACCGTGTACGGGCCCACGCGGCCGTTGCACTCCGGCCACTACGGCAACTGGGCGCCCAATCCGGGCGCACTGATCGCCAACCTCGTGGCTTCGATGCGCGACGACGACGGTCGCATTCGCATCGCGTCGTTCTATGACGACGTTCGTCCGCTCACCGACGCCGAGCGGCGCGCCATCGAGGCCCTGCCGCCGGTGGACGCCGCGCTTCGCGCCTCACTCGGCCTGGCCCACACCGAGGCCAACGATTCGCTGCTTGCCGCGCGCATCATGCTGCCGGCCCTCAATGTCCGCGGCATCCAGGTGGGCGGGGTGCAGGATCTTGGCGCGAACGTCATCTCCACCGAAGCCCACGCCTCGTTCGACTTCCGCCTCGTACCGGGGCAGACGCCGGCGCGCGTGCGCGCGTTGGTCGAAGCACACGTCCGCGGCCAGGGCTACCACATCGTGAGCGACACCCCGAGCGTGGCGGAGCGTCGTCAGTACACGAAGATCGCTCGCCTGAGCTGGGAGGCCGGGTATCCCGCGCAGCGTGCTTCCATGGACGACGACTTCGCGTCCGCGCTGATCACCAGTCTTGGAGACGGCGCCGAGCGTGCACCACTGCTCGTCCCCACGCTCGGCGGCAGCGGGCCGTCGTACCTCTTCACCCAGGTGTTTGGCGTGCCTGTGATCACGTTGCCGATCGCCAACCACGACAACAATCAGCACGCGGCCAACGAGAACCTTCGCGTGCAGAACCTGTGGAATGCGATCGAGCTCTATGCCGCGCTGCTACGCGGCCTGGGAACGCGCTGGAAGCCGGTGTCGTAG
- a CDS encoding DUF4097 family beta strand repeat protein, translating to MKTTTLPLLLATLAIASSARAQNIVGRADRTFTHSARIGAGDDVRIFAPQGTITVTEGSGNTIEYRAEKVRGDAEDIGFIVRPLANGITICAVYDEDDECNDDGVRSNRRRTWRSGNNRARVEVTVSVPAGTRLRVSSGSGDVSVTTAATEARVASGNGKVRVNGIRGRVEVSSGNGAVTVDDVTGPVSANSGNGDVSIGTVNGPVSASSGNGDILVSMDRLTGTGDLEFTSGNGRIEVTVPTDFSAEVQASTGNGRITTDFPIQLVGRISPTRLRGTIGDGRRKLTMTTGNGSMEIRKGAR from the coding sequence ATGAAGACCACGACCCTCCCCCTTCTGCTGGCGACCCTGGCCATCGCGTCGTCGGCTCGCGCGCAGAACATCGTTGGGCGCGCTGATCGCACGTTTACGCACAGCGCGCGCATTGGCGCCGGTGACGACGTCCGCATCTTCGCACCACAGGGCACGATTACCGTCACGGAGGGGTCGGGCAACACCATCGAGTACCGCGCCGAGAAGGTGCGCGGGGACGCGGAAGACATCGGGTTCATCGTGCGCCCGCTGGCAAACGGCATCACGATCTGCGCCGTGTACGACGAAGACGACGAGTGCAACGACGACGGGGTGCGCTCGAACCGTCGGCGCACCTGGCGCAGCGGGAACAACCGGGCGCGGGTCGAGGTCACCGTGTCCGTCCCCGCGGGCACGCGGCTCCGGGTCTCGTCAGGCAGCGGCGACGTTTCCGTCACGACGGCCGCAACGGAAGCGCGAGTGGCGAGCGGCAACGGCAAGGTGCGTGTGAACGGGATCCGCGGTCGAGTGGAGGTGTCGAGCGGCAACGGCGCCGTGACCGTCGACGACGTCACGGGCCCGGTCTCCGCAAACTCGGGCAACGGCGACGTCTCCATCGGCACGGTGAACGGCCCGGTCAGCGCCTCGTCAGGCAACGGCGATATCCTCGTGTCGATGGACCGGCTCACCGGCACGGGCGACCTGGAGTTCACGTCGGGCAATGGTCGCATCGAAGTGACGGTCCCAACCGACTTCTCCGCCGAGGTGCAGGCGTCCACCGGCAACGGGCGCATCACCACGGACTTCCCGATCCAGCTGGTCGGTCGCATCTCGCCGACGCGCCTGCGCGGCACGATTGGCGATGGCCGTCGCAAGTTGACGATGACAACGGGCAATGGCTCGATGGAGATCCGGAAGGGCGCGAGGTAG
- a CDS encoding serine hydrolase codes for MRFPPVSVGPSSARCAVAVCALLFSSAAWAQPAPRAELTEKFRAQLAAIAQRTNGVVGIGVIDLTTGDRIGVNDSATFPQGSAIKVSILLELFRQRDAGALRLDERVAMRAADRAGGSGITQYFGDGASALSLGDLAVLMIVLSDNTATNLLIDRVGMERVNALMQQLRLPGIRLQRRMIRPAESAAGRENVATPAQAAQLLQRLHACDLPISRASCEEVRRILEIPKAGSVPASLPGDVRVAWKGGSVEGVETAWALVALPGRPYVITVMVTYGDAAEALAAIRQVADASWEYFRRLARASAYGVRVPLSLVDSIRTP; via the coding sequence ATGCGCTTCCCTCCTGTCTCCGTGGGACCATCCAGCGCCCGGTGCGCGGTCGCGGTCTGCGCCCTGCTGTTCTCCTCTGCCGCCTGGGCACAACCCGCTCCCCGCGCCGAGCTCACGGAGAAGTTCCGCGCGCAGCTTGCGGCGATCGCCCAGCGCACCAACGGCGTCGTAGGCATCGGCGTGATCGACCTCACCACCGGTGATCGCATCGGCGTCAACGACTCGGCGACGTTCCCGCAGGGCAGCGCGATCAAGGTGTCGATCCTGCTGGAGCTGTTCCGGCAGCGGGACGCGGGCGCGCTCCGGCTCGACGAGCGGGTGGCGATGCGCGCCGCCGATCGCGCAGGCGGGTCTGGCATCACGCAGTACTTCGGTGACGGCGCGTCTGCGCTGTCCCTGGGTGACCTCGCCGTCCTGATGATCGTGCTCTCCGACAACACGGCGACCAACCTGCTGATCGACCGCGTGGGCATGGAGCGCGTCAACGCGCTGATGCAGCAGCTCAGGCTTCCCGGCATTCGGCTGCAGCGTCGCATGATCCGGCCGGCGGAGAGCGCTGCGGGCCGCGAGAACGTGGCGACTCCGGCGCAGGCCGCTCAGCTGCTGCAGCGTCTGCACGCATGCGACCTGCCAATCTCAAGGGCGTCGTGCGAGGAGGTTCGCCGCATCCTCGAGATTCCCAAGGCTGGTTCGGTCCCGGCCAGCCTCCCCGGCGACGTCAGGGTCGCGTGGAAGGGAGGGAGCGTCGAAGGGGTGGAGACGGCATGGGCGCTGGTGGCGCTCCCCGGTCGCCCCTACGTGATCACGGTCATGGTGACATACGGCGACGCCGCGGAGGCGCTCGCCGCGATCCGACAGGTGGCGGACGCCAGCTGGGAGTACTTCCGCCGCCTCGCGCGCGCCTCGGCGTACGGGGTCCGCGTACCGTTGTCGCTCGTAGACTCGATTCGGACGCCCTGA
- a CDS encoding DoxX family protein codes for MTAPTERRYADFALAALRIAAGLTFFSHGAQKLLGWFGGFGPDGGTVELMTRYGAAGTIELVAGLGIVLGLFTRPLAFLASGQMAVTYFWMHMGSSGQVFWWQNRGELVMVYSFLWLFFAAWGAGPYSVDHWRARR; via the coding sequence GTGACCGCACCGACCGAGCGCCGATATGCCGATTTTGCCCTTGCGGCCCTCCGCATCGCGGCCGGCCTGACCTTCTTTTCCCACGGTGCGCAAAAGCTGCTCGGCTGGTTCGGCGGCTTCGGGCCCGATGGCGGGACCGTGGAACTCATGACCCGATACGGCGCCGCGGGCACCATCGAGCTGGTTGCGGGCCTCGGCATCGTCCTCGGCCTCTTCACGCGCCCACTGGCGTTCCTCGCGTCCGGGCAGATGGCCGTGACCTACTTCTGGATGCACATGGGCTCCAGCGGTCAGGTGTTCTGGTGGCAGAACCGCGGGGAGCTGGTCATGGTCTATTCGTTCCTGTGGCTGTTCTTCGCGGCATGGGGCGCCGGGCCGTACAGCGTGGACCATTGGCGCGCGCGACGGTGA